A portion of the Streptomyces erythrochromogenes genome contains these proteins:
- a CDS encoding NAD(P)H-dependent glycerol-3-phosphate dehydrogenase codes for MTRPMKATVFGTGSWGTAFAIVLADAGCEVTLWGRRSEVVDAINTGRTNPDYFPDVELPANIRATNDPAEAAAGADFTVLAVPSQTLRDNLAAWAPLLAPDTVLVSLMKGIELGTAKRMSEVIEEVAKVPAERIAVVTGPNLAAEIAARQPAASVVACVDEAVAQRLQAACHTAYFRPYTSTDVIGCELGGAVKNVIGLAVGIADGMGLGDNTKGSLITRGLAEATRLGVAMGADPLTFSGLAGLGDLVATCSSPLSRNHTFGTNLGRGMTLEETIAVTKQTAEGVKSCQSVADLAGRHGVDMPITETVVDIVHHGKPTLVALKELMSRSAKPERR; via the coding sequence GTGACACGTCCCATGAAGGCGACCGTCTTCGGAACAGGCTCCTGGGGCACGGCCTTCGCCATCGTGCTCGCCGACGCGGGCTGCGAGGTGACCCTGTGGGGCCGCCGCAGCGAGGTCGTCGACGCCATCAACACCGGCCGGACCAACCCGGACTACTTCCCCGACGTCGAACTGCCCGCGAACATCCGGGCCACCAACGACCCGGCCGAGGCCGCCGCGGGCGCCGACTTCACCGTCCTGGCCGTCCCCTCCCAGACCCTGCGCGACAACCTCGCCGCCTGGGCCCCGCTGCTGGCCCCCGACACGGTGCTCGTCTCCCTCATGAAGGGCATCGAACTCGGCACCGCCAAGAGGATGAGCGAGGTCATCGAGGAGGTGGCCAAGGTCCCGGCCGAGCGCATCGCCGTCGTCACCGGCCCCAACCTGGCCGCCGAGATCGCCGCCCGCCAGCCCGCCGCCTCCGTCGTCGCCTGCGTGGACGAGGCCGTCGCCCAGCGCCTCCAGGCCGCCTGCCACACCGCGTACTTCCGCCCGTACACGAGCACCGACGTCATCGGCTGCGAGCTCGGCGGCGCCGTCAAGAACGTCATCGGCCTCGCCGTCGGCATCGCGGACGGCATGGGGCTCGGCGACAACACCAAGGGCTCGCTCATCACCCGCGGACTGGCCGAAGCGACCCGCCTGGGCGTGGCCATGGGCGCCGACCCGCTCACCTTCTCCGGCCTCGCGGGCCTCGGCGACCTGGTCGCCACCTGCTCCTCGCCGCTCTCCCGGAACCACACCTTCGGCACCAACCTCGGCCGCGGGATGACCCTGGAGGAGACCATCGCGGTCACCAAGCAGACCGCCGAGGGAGTCAAGTCCTGCCAGTCAGTGGCCGATCTGGCGGGCCGACACGGGGTGGACATGCCGATCACCGAGACCGTCGTGGACATCGTCCACCACGGCAAGCCGACCCTGGTGGCCCTGAAGGAGCTGATGAGCCGCAGCGCCAAACCGGAACGTCGCTAA
- a CDS encoding lysophospholipid acyltransferase family protein, protein MSRRRIGFWYRLAAVIAKPPLVVLFKRDWRGMEHIPAEGGFITAVNHNSYLDPLSYAHFQYNTGRVPRLLAKAALFKVPIVGSILRGSGQIPVYRESTNALDAFRAAVDAIEGGECVAFYPEGTLTRDPDMWPMAGKTGAARVALMTRAPVIPVAQWGANLAMPPYAKENKVRLFPRKTLQVLAGPPVDLSAFYDREPTPDVLKEATEVIMAAITGLLEEVRGETAPEQPYDHRNARAEQRRKAAGEGKK, encoded by the coding sequence GTGTCCCGCCGCAGAATCGGCTTCTGGTACCGCCTGGCGGCGGTCATCGCAAAACCGCCGCTGGTAGTGCTCTTCAAGCGGGACTGGCGGGGAATGGAGCACATTCCGGCCGAGGGCGGCTTTATCACCGCCGTCAATCACAACTCGTATCTGGACCCGCTCTCCTACGCGCACTTCCAGTACAACACCGGCCGGGTGCCCCGATTGCTCGCCAAGGCCGCCCTCTTCAAGGTCCCCATTGTCGGGTCGATCCTGCGCGGCAGCGGGCAGATCCCCGTCTACCGGGAGAGCACCAACGCCCTGGACGCATTCCGGGCCGCCGTCGACGCCATCGAGGGCGGTGAATGCGTGGCCTTTTACCCGGAGGGCACCCTCACCCGCGACCCCGACATGTGGCCGATGGCCGGCAAGACCGGCGCCGCCCGTGTCGCGCTGATGACCAGGGCGCCCGTCATTCCGGTGGCCCAGTGGGGCGCGAACCTCGCGATGCCGCCGTACGCCAAGGAGAACAAGGTCCGGCTGTTCCCGCGCAAGACCCTCCAGGTGCTCGCCGGACCGCCCGTGGACCTCTCGGCCTTCTACGACCGGGAGCCCACCCCGGACGTCCTCAAGGAGGCCACCGAGGTCATCATGGCGGCCATCACCGGCCTCCTGGAGGAGGTGCGGGGGGAGACCGCGCCCGAGCAGCCGTACGACCATCGCAACGCCAGGGCGGAACAGCGGCGCAAGGCCGCAGGGGAGGGCAAGAAGTGA
- a CDS encoding HU family DNA-binding protein, translating to MNKAQLVEAIADKLGGRQQAADAVDAVLDAIVRATVAGDRVSVTGFGSFEKVDRPARYARNPQTGERVRVKKTSVPRFRAGQGFKDLVSGTKKLPKGGEVSVKKAPKGSLTGGASATVKKAAAKKATTAKKAAAKTTVAKKVAAKKTTATAKKAAVKSTATAKKATTAAKKATTAKKATATAKKTTAAAKKTAPAAKKVTAATKAPAKKTATRKATAKKTTARKK from the coding sequence GTGAACAAGGCGCAGCTCGTAGAAGCGATTGCCGACAAGCTGGGCGGCCGCCAGCAGGCCGCGGACGCTGTCGACGCGGTACTGGACGCCATCGTCCGCGCTACCGTCGCGGGCGACCGGGTCTCGGTCACGGGCTTCGGCTCGTTCGAGAAGGTCGACCGTCCGGCCCGTTACGCCCGCAACCCGCAGACGGGTGAGCGCGTCCGGGTCAAGAAGACCTCGGTGCCCCGATTCCGTGCCGGCCAGGGCTTCAAGGACCTGGTCAGCGGCACCAAGAAGCTGCCCAAGGGCGGCGAGGTGTCGGTGAAGAAGGCGCCGAAGGGCAGCCTCACCGGCGGTGCCTCCGCGACGGTCAAGAAGGCCGCGGCGAAGAAGGCCACCACCGCCAAGAAGGCGGCGGCAAAGACCACGGTCGCAAAGAAGGTCGCGGCGAAGAAGACCACCGCGACCGCCAAGAAGGCGGCGGTGAAGAGCACGGCCACGGCGAAGAAGGCGACGACCGCCGCCAAGAAGGCCACCACCGCCAAGAAGGCCACGGCCACGGCGAAGAAGACCACCGCCGCCGCGAAGAAGACCGCTCCGGCGGCCAAGAAGGTCACCGCAGCGACGAAGGCGCCGGCCAAGAAGACGGCGACCCGCAAGGCCACCGCGAAGAAGACCACCGCCCGCAAGAAGTAG
- a CDS encoding SCO5555 family protein, translating to MERDSQLELYELVADRLKEAHTRVRSLQVPEGVRMALSRKLLVVTAAAKHDLADAARRLDRLMKDLDEGRFPEGD from the coding sequence ATGGAACGCGACAGTCAACTCGAGCTCTACGAACTCGTCGCGGACCGGCTGAAAGAAGCACACACACGGGTGCGCTCACTGCAAGTCCCGGAGGGCGTAAGGATGGCGCTGTCCCGGAAGCTGTTGGTCGTCACAGCCGCGGCGAAGCACGATCTCGCCGATGCGGCAAGGCGCCTGGACAGGTTGATGAAGGACCTCGACGAGGGTCGATTCCCTGAAGGCGACTGA
- the leuD gene encoding 3-isopropylmalate dehydratase small subunit, with product MEAFTVHTGRAVPLRRSNVDTDQIIPAHWLKKITRDGFEDGLFEAWRKDPEFVTNRPERAGATVLVAGPDFGTGSSREHAVWALQNFGFKTVISSRFADIFRGNSLKNGLLTVVLPQETVDRLWELTEADPTAEITVDLVDRQVRAEGVVAEFELDDNARWRLLEGLDDISLTLQNEADIATYESARPAFKPRTIQA from the coding sequence ATGGAAGCCTTCACCGTCCACACCGGCCGGGCCGTCCCGCTGCGCCGCAGCAACGTCGACACCGACCAGATCATCCCGGCCCACTGGCTCAAGAAGATCACCCGCGACGGCTTCGAGGACGGGCTCTTCGAGGCCTGGCGCAAGGACCCGGAGTTCGTCACGAACCGTCCGGAGCGCGCCGGCGCGACCGTGCTGGTCGCCGGCCCCGACTTCGGCACCGGCTCCTCGCGCGAGCACGCCGTCTGGGCCCTGCAGAACTTCGGGTTCAAGACGGTCATCTCCTCCCGCTTCGCCGACATCTTCCGCGGGAACTCGCTGAAGAACGGCCTGCTGACCGTCGTGCTCCCGCAGGAGACCGTCGACCGGCTCTGGGAGCTGACCGAGGCCGACCCGACCGCGGAGATCACGGTCGACCTGGTCGACCGCCAGGTGCGCGCGGAAGGCGTCGTGGCCGAGTTCGAACTCGACGACAACGCCCGCTGGCGTCTGCTGGAAGGCCTGGACGACATCTCGCTCACCCTTCAGAACGAAGCGGACATCGCGACCTACGAAAGCGCCCGCCCGGCCTTCAAGCCGCGCACGATTCAGGCCTGA
- the leuC gene encoding 3-isopropylmalate dehydratase large subunit, whose amino-acid sequence MGRTLAEKVWDDHVVRRAEGEPDLLFIDLHLLHEVTSPQAFEGLRQAGRKVRRLDLTIATEDHNTPTLDIDKPIADPVSRAQLETLRANCAEFGVRLHSLGDVEQGVVHVVGPQLGLTQPGTTVVCGDSHTSTHGAFGALAFGIGTSQVEHVLATQTLPLARPKTMAITVTGELPEGVTAKDLILAIIAKIGTGGGQGYILEYRGEAIEQLSMEARMTICNMSIEAGARAGMIAPDQTTFDYLQGRDHAPVGEDWDAAVAYWKTLRTDEDAVFDAEVVIDGAALSPFVTWGTNPGQGAPLSADVPDPASYEDASERLAAEKALEYMGLTAGQPLRDIKVDTVFVGSCTNGRIEDLRAVAGIIEGRKVADGVRMLVVPGSVRVALQAVEEGLDKVFKEAGAEWRHAGCSMCLGMNPDQLAPGERSASTSNRNFEGRQGKGGRTHLVSPQVAAATAVLGHLASPADLSAADATAGV is encoded by the coding sequence ATGGGTAGGACACTCGCGGAGAAGGTCTGGGACGACCATGTCGTCCGGCGCGCCGAAGGCGAGCCCGACCTCCTCTTCATCGATCTGCACCTGCTGCACGAGGTGACCAGCCCGCAGGCCTTCGAAGGACTGCGCCAGGCAGGCCGCAAGGTCCGACGCCTCGACCTCACCATTGCGACCGAGGACCACAACACCCCCACCCTCGACATCGACAAGCCGATCGCGGACCCGGTCTCCCGCGCCCAGCTGGAGACGCTGCGGGCGAACTGCGCCGAGTTCGGCGTGCGCCTGCACTCGCTGGGCGACGTCGAGCAGGGAGTGGTCCACGTCGTGGGACCGCAGCTGGGCCTGACCCAGCCCGGCACCACCGTGGTCTGCGGCGACTCGCACACCTCCACGCACGGCGCCTTCGGCGCGCTGGCCTTCGGCATCGGCACCAGCCAGGTCGAGCACGTACTGGCCACCCAGACCCTGCCGCTGGCCCGCCCGAAGACCATGGCCATCACGGTCACCGGCGAGCTGCCCGAGGGCGTCACCGCGAAGGACCTGATCCTGGCGATCATCGCCAAGATCGGCACCGGCGGCGGCCAGGGCTACATCCTGGAGTACCGCGGCGAGGCCATCGAGCAGCTCTCGATGGAAGCCCGCATGACCATCTGCAACATGTCGATCGAGGCCGGCGCCCGGGCGGGCATGATCGCCCCCGACCAGACCACCTTCGACTACCTCCAGGGCCGCGACCACGCCCCCGTGGGCGAGGACTGGGACGCGGCCGTCGCGTACTGGAAGACCCTGCGCACCGACGAGGACGCGGTCTTCGACGCCGAGGTCGTCATCGACGGCGCCGCGCTGTCGCCCTTCGTCACCTGGGGCACCAACCCGGGCCAGGGCGCGCCGCTGTCGGCCGACGTCCCCGACCCGGCTTCGTACGAGGACGCTTCGGAGCGCCTCGCGGCCGAAAAGGCCCTGGAGTACATGGGGTTGACCGCCGGGCAGCCGCTGCGCGACATCAAGGTCGACACCGTCTTCGTAGGTTCCTGCACCAACGGCCGCATCGAGGACCTGCGCGCCGTCGCCGGGATCATCGAGGGCCGCAAAGTCGCCGACGGCGTAAGGATGCTGGTCGTCCCGGGCTCGGTCCGCGTCGCCCTCCAGGCCGTGGAAGAGGGCCTGGACAAGGTCTTCAAGGAGGCCGGCGCCGAATGGCGGCACGCGGGCTGTTCGATGTGCCTCGGGATGAACCCCGACCAACTGGCGCCCGGTGAGCGCTCCGCGTCCACCTCCAACCGCAACTTCGAGGGCCGGCAGGGCAAGGGCGGGCGCACCCACCTGGTCTCCCCGCAGGTGGCCGCCGCCACCGCGGTACTGGGCCATCTGGCCTCGCCCGCCGACCTGTCCGCCGCCGACGCGACCGCCGGAGTCTGA
- the ndgR gene encoding IclR family transcriptional regulator NdgR: protein MDNSSGVGVLDKAALVLSALESGPATLAGLVAATGLARPTAHRLAVALEHHRMVARDMQGRFILGPRLAELAAAAGEDRLLATAGPVLTHLRDVTGESAQLYRRQGDMRICVAAAERLSGLRDTVPVGSTLPMKAGSAAQILMAWEEPERLHRGLQGARFTATALSGVRRRGWAQSIGEREPGVASVSAPVRGPSNRVVASVSVSGPIERLTRHPGRMHAQAVIDAAARLTEALRRSG, encoded by the coding sequence ATGGACAACTCTAGCGGCGTCGGCGTTCTCGACAAGGCAGCTCTGGTATTGAGCGCACTGGAGTCCGGTCCGGCCACCCTCGCCGGGCTGGTCGCGGCGACAGGGCTCGCACGACCCACGGCACATCGCCTTGCCGTGGCACTGGAACACCACCGGATGGTGGCGAGGGACATGCAGGGCCGGTTCATCCTCGGTCCGCGGCTGGCGGAGCTCGCCGCCGCGGCCGGCGAGGACCGTCTGCTGGCCACGGCGGGACCGGTACTCACCCACCTCCGTGACGTGACGGGCGAGAGCGCGCAGCTCTACCGCCGTCAGGGAGACATGCGCATCTGCGTGGCGGCGGCGGAACGGCTGTCCGGCCTCCGGGACACCGTCCCGGTGGGCTCGACCCTGCCGATGAAGGCCGGCTCGGCCGCGCAGATCCTGATGGCCTGGGAGGAGCCCGAGCGGCTCCACCGCGGCCTGCAGGGCGCGCGCTTCACGGCGACGGCGCTCTCGGGCGTGCGGCGCCGCGGCTGGGCGCAGTCGATCGGCGAGCGGGAGCCCGGCGTGGCGTCCGTCTCGGCGCCGGTGCGCGGGCCGTCGAACCGCGTGGTGGCCTCCGTATCGGTCTCCGGGCCGATCGAGCGGCTGACGCGCCACCCGGGCCGGATGCACGCCCAGGCCGTCATCGACGCGGCCGCACGGCTCACGGAGGCGCTGCGCCGCTCCGGCTGA
- a CDS encoding HAD family hydrolase, which translates to MPIRAVLWDIDDTLFDYTGADAAGLAAQLEAVRLAERYGTPAQALARWREITDRHWANFAAGVGTFQGQRQERVREFLDEPGMTAAEADAWFDSYVEHYKAAWTVFPDVVPALDALAADYRHGVLSNSSTTNQDPKLRHLGLRERFEVLVCAVELGVSKPEAEAFLAACEALGLPPGEVAYVGDQPEIDARGARDAGLLAVWIDRDGGRGPAPEGAHRIEGLDRLPELLARDTRFGARSGIR; encoded by the coding sequence ATGCCGATCCGCGCCGTGCTGTGGGACATCGACGACACCCTCTTCGACTACACGGGGGCCGACGCGGCCGGTCTCGCGGCGCAGCTGGAGGCCGTCCGGCTCGCCGAGCGGTACGGGACCCCCGCGCAGGCGCTCGCGCGCTGGCGGGAGATCACCGACCGCCACTGGGCGAACTTCGCCGCGGGCGTGGGCACCTTCCAGGGGCAGCGCCAGGAGCGGGTACGGGAGTTCCTCGACGAGCCCGGCATGACCGCGGCCGAGGCCGACGCCTGGTTCGACAGTTACGTCGAGCACTACAAGGCCGCCTGGACCGTCTTCCCCGACGTCGTGCCGGCGCTCGACGCCCTCGCGGCCGACTACCGGCACGGGGTGCTCTCCAACTCCTCCACGACCAACCAGGACCCCAAACTGCGTCACCTCGGCCTGCGCGAACGCTTCGAGGTGCTGGTCTGCGCCGTCGAGCTCGGCGTCAGCAAACCCGAGGCGGAGGCCTTCCTCGCCGCGTGCGAGGCGCTCGGACTGCCGCCCGGGGAGGTGGCGTACGTGGGGGACCAGCCCGAGATCGACGCGCGGGGGGCCCGCGACGCCGGGCTGCTCGCCGTCTGGATCGACCGGGACGGCGGCCGGGGACCCGCCCCCGAGGGGGCGCACCGGATCGAAGGCCTTGACCGGCTGCCCGAGCTGCTGGCGCGCGATACCCGTTTTGGAGCACGGTCAGGCATCCGGTAA
- a CDS encoding DUF4241 domain-containing protein, with amino-acid sequence MDAGTGCFYDAAADGSFPGTGEEEGAVWAAMETVGDGPAVFLAGGEAGPTLAGFTSGWGDGCYPTWIGRDAEGRVTCFVTDFFVVPPQEGASA; translated from the coding sequence GTGGACGCGGGCACCGGCTGTTTCTACGACGCCGCCGCCGACGGCTCGTTCCCCGGTACCGGGGAGGAGGAAGGCGCGGTGTGGGCCGCCATGGAGACGGTCGGCGACGGCCCTGCGGTCTTCCTGGCCGGGGGAGAGGCCGGTCCCACCCTCGCGGGATTCACCTCCGGGTGGGGCGACGGCTGCTACCCGACCTGGATCGGCCGCGACGCCGAGGGCCGGGTCACCTGCTTCGTGACGGACTTCTTCGTCGTGCCCCCGCAGGAGGGCGCTTCGGCATAG
- the gltX gene encoding glutamate--tRNA ligase produces the protein MANGPVRVRFCPSPTGNPHVGLVRTALFNWAFARHHGGTFVFRIEDTDAARDSEESYDQLLDSLRWLGFTWDEGPEVGGPHAPYRQSERMDIYKDVAQKLLDGGYAYHCYCSTEELDARRAAARAAGKPSGYDGHCRELTTVQIEAYQGEHRPAIVRFRMPDEPITFTDLVRGELTFTPDNVPDFGIVRANGAPLYTLVNPVDDALMEITHVLRGEDLLSSTPRQIALYKALIELGVAKGTPAFGHLPYVMGEGNKKLSKRDPEASLNLYRERGFLPEGLLNYLSLLGWSFSKDQDVFSIEEMVQKFDIDGVNANPARFDLKKAESINGDHIRLLDPKVFADRCAPWLQAPHANWAPEDFDTEAWERIAPYAQTRVGVLSEITANVDFLFRKEPVEDQASWDKAMKGEPAALLTTAREKLADADWSDPESLKQAVLTAGEAHGLKLGKAQAPVRVAVTGRTVGLPLFESLEILGKERSLARIDAALAKLAG, from the coding sequence GTGGCTAACGGACCCGTCCGCGTACGTTTCTGTCCCTCCCCGACCGGCAACCCCCACGTGGGCCTGGTGCGGACCGCCCTCTTCAACTGGGCGTTCGCCCGCCACCACGGCGGCACGTTCGTGTTCCGCATCGAGGACACCGACGCGGCCCGCGACTCCGAGGAGTCCTACGACCAGCTGCTCGACTCGCTGCGCTGGCTCGGCTTCACCTGGGACGAGGGCCCCGAGGTCGGCGGCCCGCACGCCCCGTACCGCCAGTCCGAGCGCATGGACATCTACAAGGACGTCGCCCAGAAGCTGCTGGACGGCGGCTACGCCTACCACTGCTACTGCAGCACCGAGGAGCTCGACGCGCGCCGCGCCGCCGCCCGCGCGGCCGGCAAGCCCTCCGGCTACGACGGCCACTGCCGCGAGCTCACCACCGTGCAGATCGAGGCGTACCAGGGCGAGCACCGCCCCGCGATCGTCCGCTTCCGGATGCCCGACGAGCCCATCACCTTCACCGACCTGGTGCGCGGCGAGCTGACCTTCACCCCGGACAACGTGCCGGACTTCGGCATCGTCCGGGCCAACGGGGCCCCGCTCTACACCCTGGTCAACCCGGTGGACGACGCGCTGATGGAGATTACGCACGTCCTGCGCGGCGAGGACCTCCTCTCGTCGACCCCGCGCCAGATCGCCCTGTACAAGGCGCTGATCGAGCTGGGCGTCGCCAAGGGCACCCCCGCCTTCGGCCACCTGCCGTACGTGATGGGCGAGGGCAACAAGAAGCTCTCCAAGCGCGACCCCGAGGCCTCGCTCAACCTGTACCGCGAGCGCGGCTTCCTGCCCGAGGGCCTGCTGAACTACCTCTCGCTCCTCGGCTGGTCCTTCTCCAAGGACCAGGACGTCTTCTCGATCGAGGAGATGGTCCAGAAGTTCGACATCGACGGCGTGAACGCCAACCCGGCGCGCTTCGACCTGAAGAAGGCCGAGTCGATCAACGGCGACCACATCCGCCTGCTCGACCCGAAGGTCTTCGCGGACCGCTGCGCCCCGTGGCTGCAGGCCCCGCACGCCAACTGGGCGCCGGAGGACTTCGACACCGAGGCCTGGGAGCGCATCGCGCCGTACGCCCAGACGCGCGTGGGCGTCCTGTCGGAGATCACCGCCAACGTCGACTTCCTGTTCCGCAAGGAGCCCGTCGAGGACCAGGCCTCGTGGGACAAGGCGATGAAGGGCGAGCCGGCGGCCCTGCTGACCACCGCCCGCGAGAAGCTCGCCGACGCCGACTGGTCGGACCCGGAGTCCCTCAAGCAGGCCGTCCTGACCGCCGGCGAGGCCCACGGCCTCAAGCTCGGCAAGGCCCAGGCCCCCGTCCGCGTGGCCGTCACCGGCCGCACGGTCGGCCTGCCGCTCTTCGAGTCCCTGGAGATCCTGGGCAAGGAGCGCTCGCTGGCCCGCATCGACGCGGCCCTGGCCAAGCTGGCCGGCTGA
- a CDS encoding fumarylacetoacetate hydrolase family protein: MRIARFSIDGNVAFGAVEGDAAPGNEASLVLDIIKGIPFADFELSGTKVPLSKVRLLPPVLPNKVVAIGRNYAEHAAELGNEVPDAPITFFKPSTSVVGPGDPITYPSFSQDLHHEAELAVVIGRMCREVPRERVKDVILGYTCANDVTARDVQQREKQWARAKGFDSSCPLGPWIETDLDPGDLTIQCTVNGQQRQLGRTSDMVRSIEDLVVHITEAMTLLPGDVILTGTPAGVGPLNVGDEVAVTIEGIGTLTNKVIKRG, from the coding sequence GTGCGCATCGCCAGGTTCTCGATCGACGGCAATGTCGCGTTCGGCGCGGTCGAGGGCGACGCCGCCCCCGGCAACGAAGCGTCGCTCGTGCTCGACATCATCAAGGGCATCCCGTTCGCGGACTTCGAGCTCTCGGGCACCAAGGTCCCGCTGAGCAAGGTCCGGCTCCTGCCGCCCGTGCTCCCGAACAAGGTCGTGGCCATCGGCCGCAACTACGCGGAGCACGCGGCGGAGCTCGGCAACGAGGTCCCGGACGCCCCCATCACCTTCTTCAAGCCGTCCACCTCGGTGGTCGGCCCGGGTGACCCGATCACCTACCCCTCCTTCTCCCAGGACCTCCACCACGAGGCGGAGCTCGCCGTGGTCATCGGCCGCATGTGCCGAGAGGTCCCCAGGGAGCGCGTCAAGGACGTCATCCTCGGCTACACCTGCGCCAACGACGTCACGGCGCGCGACGTCCAGCAACGGGAGAAGCAGTGGGCCCGGGCCAAGGGCTTCGACAGCTCCTGCCCCCTCGGCCCCTGGATCGAGACCGACCTGGACCCGGGCGACCTGACCATCCAGTGCACGGTCAACGGCCAGCAGCGCCAGCTGGGCCGCACCAGTGACATGGTCCGCTCCATCGAGGACCTGGTCGTCCACATCACCGAGGCCATGACGCTGCTCCCCGGCGACGTCATCCTCACGGGGACCCCGGCCGGAGTCGGCCCCCTCAACGTCGGCGACGAGGTCGCCGTCACCATCGAAGGCATCGGCACTCTCACCAACAAGGTGATCAAGCGTGGCTAA